Genomic segment of Brachyspira suanatina:
TGAAAAGATATATATTTATTTTGATATTTTTATTTGGATGCAATTTGTTTTCTCAATATGCCACAAATGATCTTTATATTCCGCCAAATAATAATAACAATACACAAACAGAAGAAAATAATCAAAATAATAATGAATATATAACTAATGATGCTATAATGGGAAGACAGCCTGCGGTAATAGATACGCCTATAACAGGATTTAAAAATATTACTTTAGGTGCCACAAGACAAGATACAATAAATGCAATATTAAGCGATAATACTATGACTTTGCCTAAACAGTATATGACTGGTACTGTTGATTTAAATGCTGAAGAAAGTGCTACATTCTTGGCATTAGAAGAAAATAAATTTTATAAAAGTGGATATTTTATATTTAAAAATGATGCATTATATTCTATCACTATAAATTTTCAGCCTAATCAAGTTGATTTTCTTGAGCTATTATCTGCTTTAAATGCTAAATATACTAAAGGAGCATTTTTGAATGCAAATACTGTAGCTTGGCAGAATGGAGATATAAGAATAATATTAGAAAGACCTAGCGTTGTAAAATATATAGATATGAATAATGTTACAACAACTTCAGAGACTAGAATAAAAGAGAAAGAAGCTGCTCCTCCACAAAATACAAGAAAATCTATATTGGAAGGACTTTAATAAATGTTTAAATATATATTATTAATATCATTTGCTCTGTTAGTATCATGCAGTAATAATAATGATAAAGAAACTATTAAAAGAGTGGAAATAATTCTTAGCGATGAAGATTTTAAAGAAAATGTTGAAGTCAAAGAATATGATGAAGATAAATTAAAAAATCTAGCATTATCATCTTTAAAAGAATTTTATTCGCTTCCTTATAATCAGGACAGCGTAAGAATAGCTTATGAGAAATTCTATTCTACAAATTATAAAGAAGTATTAAGAAAAAGCAGAAATATAAGAAATGCTGATGAGTATGTACAAAGCGATCCTTCATTAGATTTTGAATTCGAAACTACAATAGAAAAAGTTTATGATATAAAATTGGAAGGACAAAAGGCTTATATAGATGCCGATTCTTCTGTGTATGACAGAGTAGAAGATACTACTTCAAAAGCTAGACAAACATTTGTAATGTCTTATGAAAATAATAAATGGGTTATTTTATAATTTAATTGTATTGATTAACCTATAATAATTATCATAAAAAATAATCATTAATCATACTTTTATTTTTACCGAAAATATTAACATAATATTATTATTTAGGAGTTTAACTTGAAAGAGCCAATCTTAGCAGGATTAGATGTAGGAAGTGCATCAATAAAAACTGTCATTGCCCGTGTTAATAATGACAAATTAGATGTTATAGGTATAGGCGAAAGTGAAAGTGAAGGCATCAAAAAAGGAGTTATCATAAATATAGATGCCGCTGCTAATGCTATAGAAAAATCTATCAATGAAGCAGAACATATGGCCGGATTACAAGCTCCTGATATAATTGCAACAATAGGCGGGGATCATATAAAAGGATTAAACAGTAAAGGTGTAATAGGCGTTAATACAAAAGACAAAGAAGTTACTCCTGCTGAAATAGAAAGAGTTTTAGAAAGTGCAAAAAATATATTAATACCTGCCGACAGAGAAATTATTGAAGCTATAGAACAAGAATATTCTTTGGACGGACAAGATGAAATAAAAAATCCTGTGGGTATGTCAGGAACTAGACTTGAAACTAAAGTGCATATCATAACAGGTCTTAAACATGTAAGCGAGCATTTGAGAAAAACTTTAAATAAAATGCGTTTCTCTGGCAAAGACTTTATAGTTAATATAAGAGGAAGTTCTGAAGCTTGTCTTACGGATGATGAAAAAGAACTTGGTGTAGTAGTATTTGATATAGGACATTCCACTACTTCTCTTATGGTATATTTAGAAGGATCAGTTTGGCATACTGCTGTTATACCTGTAGGAAGTCAGCATATAACTAATGATATAGCCGAAGGTTTAAGAATAACAATACCTTCTGCTGAAAAATTAAAAAGAGATCATGGTTTTGCATTTATAGATATGGTAGGAGAAAAAGAAATCATTGAAGTACCTACTGCAAGCGGACAAATGCGTACTATACCTAAAAGAGTATTAACTGAAATAATACAGCCTAGAGTAGAAGAAATTTTCAGCTTATGTGGAAAAGAATTAAATAGAATGAAATATATTGATTCATTATCTGCAGGAATGGTATTTACAGGAGGGGGGGCATTGCTTCCTGGTTTAGTAGAACTTGCTAAAGCTTATCAAACAGCTGTAAAAGGTGCTGCTCCTATTAGTGCTAGAATAGGAGTGCCTGATAAAATTGAAGGCATAAAAGATATAGCAAATAACCCTGCATATTCTGCTGTTATTGGAATACTTATGATGAGTTTAGATGAGGCTACTCAAGTTAATATACCTCATAAAAAAACATCTGAAAAAGGAAGATTTAAATTCAACTTCAAAAATCCTTTCTCTGAGTTTTTTAAATAATACAATATTGATTTTTATACCTTTATATGTAATAATGAAATCATTATACGAGGCAGATGAATATGAATCAAGAACCGGATAATGATGACATACTTGCTATAACAATGCAGCTTATATTAGCAAGAATAATTATGATTAGCAATCTTGTAGCTTCTATAAGCTTAATTGTAATTAATGAAGGTATAAAAAGATATTATTTCATTGCTACATTAGTTTTCGCTTTATTTTTAGTGATATATTTTCTTAAGTCTATAAAAATAAAAATGTCTTTAATATATAGTATTGTTCTAGCTATAATAATATTTTCAGCTAATTACTTTTTATAAATATTTTATACTCAAATAAAACAATTGCATATAACTATAAATTTTGACAAATACATTCTTTATTAGTATAATATGTATATGAGTAAAAAATTCAATACTATAAAAAATTTTAATCCTTTGAACGATTATTTTATAAGGTATCTTTTCACAGATAAAGGAAGCAGTGAATCTATACTTTTGGATTTTATCAATTCTATAATACTTAATGCTAATATGAAGACTTTCCGTTATGTTGAAATTTTAACGCCTTCGCCGAAGGCGGGCAGTCGCCTCAATTTGAAAAATAATAGAAATTTAAAAGAAACCATAGTAGACGTGAAATGTATTACTCAAAACGGATCAGTCGTTATTATAGAAATTCAGCTTCAGGGCAATTCAAGATTTCCAGAAAGAATACTTTATTATTGGGCAGCTAATTATAGTAAGTTATTAAAGCATGGTGAAAGATATGATGAACTTACTCCTGTAATAAGTATTAATCTATTAAATTTCAATTTGGATAATACTTATAGTATAATTAGTAATAAAATAAATTTATGGTGTAATGAAATGTATTCAGCCGCACCTATAGAAGACTATCTATAATATTTTGAAATACGGTGCGGGGCGGTGCTACAGCTCGTAGGGAGGTTATTATGTCTGAAATAGTAAAAGAAAAACCTATAATGGAAGAAGTACAAAAGAAATATAATAATTTTGTAAAAAGTAAATTGATGATGATAGAATATGAGAAGAAAGAGGCTTATTTATATGGTAATCAAATAATGCTTGATGAAGAAAGAAGATTAGGAAAAGAAGAAGGTATAGAACAAGGCGAAATAAACAAAGCAAAAGACATAGCATTAAATTTAAAAAATATGAATATGAGTAATGAAGATATAAGTAAAATTACAGGTTTAAGTTTAGAGGAAGTAAAAAACTTGTGAATCTATATTATTCATAAAAATAATATGTATTATTTAATATAATTGCTTACTATGGAGGTGTTGTATGGGTTGTTTGGGTGTATTCTTTGCTTTAAGTGATAGAGATTTAAATAAATTATTAAAAACTTCAAGGTTTGAAAGACCTGATTTTATTTCTGAAGATTTAGAAGAAATTTATTTTGAAAAGCATATAAAATATATTTATGAGCTTGATAAATCTTGGGACGCTATGCATAGATGTCTTTCTAATGATGGGCTTTTAGTATTCGGTGATGATAATTATCCTTTTGGCTCTATAATAATGGGAGGAGACATTTTATACGGAAATGGCGATGATGAGGAAGATTATATTATCACTTTGAAAAAATCAGATTTAGTTAAAGATATAGCTTCCAAAATAGAATCTATAACAAAAGAAAAGTTCAAAGAAAAATATTTTAAAATTGATGAAAAAGATTATGAATATCCTTTAAGCGATGAGGACTTTGAATATACTTGGGATTATTTTTATAGAAGCATAGATTTTTGGAAAACTGCTGCTGATGCCAACAGAGCTGTTATATTCACAGTAGATCAATAATAAATAAAGAATGATTAAACATTTCATTTTTATAATATTCATTTTTTGTTTAAATGCCTATTCCATTACGCAAGACGATATTTATAAACTAAGCTATTTAAAATATAATGGTTATGATATACAAAGAGAAAAATCTCATATAATAGGATTTCATAAAGATGAATACAATTATAATTTATTTTTAGAAGATGATAATTTCGATACTAATAAATTATTCGTTCAAACATTCGACAGAGATGCAAATATAGAATTAAAAATTAGTGATTTAAAACAAAATCAAAAATATAATATAAAAATTTTAGAAATAAATATAATTAAGTTAGGAAAAATATTAAACACATATAATATAAATATATACCCTACCCTATTTAATTTAGAAATTACAGACGGATACAATAATTATAAATCTATAAAAGAAAATAAAACATTCATAATAAAAATACCAAAACAAATTATTGATAATATAAATGAAAGAAATATAAATTCATTTTTAAAAATGGATTTTTATTTAAATGGCAGTAAAAAAATAAAAAATTTTAAAGAAATAAATAACAATACAAAAACTTTTGATATAGAACTTTTCAGCAGATATCCATACTATTTTAATGTTTATAATATCAAAGTAATTTATGATTAATATTATATGCTAATATATACTGAAAATTTTTAACTTTGTCAACCGCGAGCTGCGGCACCTTCCCACACGGTACTATTTCATATTATTAAACGCCTACTATATGTGCGGCTAATTACTTATTATTGCACAAAAATCAATAATTTATCTTACAGATAAAAATATTTAACTAATATTAGATAATATTTGATATTATCAAAAATTATAATTTACATTTACAAAATATAAAAATTGACAAAAT
This window contains:
- the ftsA gene encoding cell division protein FtsA produces the protein MKEPILAGLDVGSASIKTVIARVNNDKLDVIGIGESESEGIKKGVIINIDAAANAIEKSINEAEHMAGLQAPDIIATIGGDHIKGLNSKGVIGVNTKDKEVTPAEIERVLESAKNILIPADREIIEAIEQEYSLDGQDEIKNPVGMSGTRLETKVHIITGLKHVSEHLRKTLNKMRFSGKDFIVNIRGSSEACLTDDEKELGVVVFDIGHSTTSLMVYLEGSVWHTAVIPVGSQHITNDIAEGLRITIPSAEKLKRDHGFAFIDMVGEKEIIEVPTASGQMRTIPKRVLTEIIQPRVEEIFSLCGKELNRMKYIDSLSAGMVFTGGGALLPGLVELAKAYQTAVKGAAPISARIGVPDKIEGIKDIANNPAYSAVIGILMMSLDEATQVNIPHKKTSEKGRFKFNFKNPFSEFFK
- a CDS encoding YfbM family protein, whose protein sequence is MGCLGVFFALSDRDLNKLLKTSRFERPDFISEDLEEIYFEKHIKYIYELDKSWDAMHRCLSNDGLLVFGDDNYPFGSIIMGGDILYGNGDDEEDYIITLKKSDLVKDIASKIESITKEKFKEKYFKIDEKDYEYPLSDEDFEYTWDYFYRSIDFWKTAADANRAVIFTVDQ